The following DNA comes from Centropristis striata isolate RG_2023a ecotype Rhode Island chromosome 3, C.striata_1.0, whole genome shotgun sequence.
CTGTTTTTCATATTATACcgtatgatttattttatgaattgtctttttaccttgttttttttttttttaaattatgctaATCTAAAGCTCTTTATAGCCTTTGTGTCTACAatgtgctataaaaataaacttggTTTTCAATCTAGAGTCCTGGCttcaaaattgtagtttttactattttctgccAGATTGAGACATTTTCTCATGTAAAttatacagaaataatttaaatgtttcataaaaaACAGAGGTATCATGGAACGGTAGGATATGATGCAGTATTGTGGTACTGTATAGTGGTATTACATAGACTTGTTTTGAATGATGTCTGATCTGGGTTAAACCACAGAACAAGGGGAAGTCTTCCAGAGTCGGCCGTCAAGCCATGGAGGAGCCTCGTCAACCGGCTGAGGACAACCACATCACAGTGAGTGGAGTCACACTCATGACGACAACACACCTAAAATCATTACTAtaacttctttctttcctctgcgTAGATAAGCGCCCCCTTTGAAATCGGCTTCACCATGAGAGAGGAGGAGTTTGAGGAGTACGGTGCAGCGCTGCAGGAGATCCTTCAGCGTCTGCTGGGGAACACAGAGACCGCAGCAGGTTGGCCTCGATGTTGTGTTCACTTCAGACAATttggtaaaataataaaatctataatctttaaatattgttttaaacatgtttcttCTTGTTTCAGAGAAACCATCACAACTTTGAGGATCACGGACAAGAATTTTAAATTGTCTGTCTCAATGCCTTCAAACTTTAttagatggtaaatagatagtgAGGATTAGCCTGTAGACATGTTGGGCTCATTTCTTTCTAAACTTATGTTCTTTAGCTCAAGCCCGGTACAACATTGTTACTCAGACTGTGGAGAAATAAGGAAAAATGAAACAGCTTGAAAGCATGTGCAGAATTTGGTAAAATTATCTTAACTCTTGATCTTTAAGGAGCTTTCAACCCCATCCCAGGGTCTTCATCAGTGACTGAGTCAGTTCAGCTGTCATCACAACCTTTGTATGGAGCTCAGTGGAGTAAAATGTGGTAGAAAATTAgttcaatataatataaaggtTGATATAAGttgattttggttatatttGGATCTTGAGTTAAAATGGTTTTGctaaactgctgttttgaagGTTGATACTATGCTCTCAAATGTGAGAAACTGTAGTGAAATAAATGTCTCATCAGGTCTGTAGTTTATAGTTTTAATACATCTTGATTTTAAAACTGTCAGCAGATACGTCACTAATCCAATGTTCAtcagcacaaacacaaatatcttGTAATTTATCTTCAGAGACCCACATGTGcctttaaaaataaagcatCAACTaatcttttgtctttgtcatttttgagGAGTCTGAGTCATCGTTTCTGCAGTAGTTCCCACTTCAGTAGACTTCTCCAGGGCTGAAGTACTTGATCCCAGTCTTGGCTTCATAATTGTCTTGGTGTCAGGCTTGGCTATTAATCAAGTTATTCCTGGTTATTGACTTGGGATCAGTTGTACAGGACGTGTCCTGATTGGCTGATTTGACTAACAACAGATGAATCTGTCCCCTACCATCAAACTAATGCAACTGTTGGATTAGTTTGATGGTAGAAGACAGACCAATCTTGTTTATAGACAGATTATTTGTCCACCCTAACTCAATATGATCGCTATATTAGCAATGGAAAGACAATATTGCCTGTTATGGTCTTCAAAGGGACTCAATTTACTCAGGTCTTGGACTTGCCAtgatgacgtgtgtgtgtgtgtgtgtgtgtgtgagtgaaagaaaaccatggaaaatggatagatatcagctcttaaattaaactcatatgagcaatttttgttgttatcattatatttgtccaaacaaatgtacctttacttgtaccaggcattaaaatgaacaggaaattgaagaaaacaagggtggtctaataattttttccatgactgtgtgcatatatatatatatatatatatatacacacacacacacacacacacacacacacaggccattTTTCTCCTGCTAAATGACATAGCATCTTTGTGTGAAAACAGAAAATGGACTTGAAGATAATAACTCTGTCCACAATAGTATTGACAGTGTTGAAGTCTGCTCTTGAGTGCAGGTTTGACAGCTTAGAAGTGTATACCTCTACAACTGTAAATGTTGTTATTCTATTAATGGAGTAAACTCACAGAACAAGGCTGGAAAACTTCCTGTCCAAGCCAAAAGAATTAGGTCAAACACACGAGAGAGCACATCCTCTGAGTCTGTCCTGCGTTCCACCGTCGCGCTTTTAATAAACATTCATTTACAACCAACAACATAATGTGCTCTGACCTACTTTGAGTAGAGGACATAAAACTCAAAACTACGCTTTGATAAGACCCTGGCAAACAGGAGCATGTATGTATTTTAGCACCTCCTGTTGTCAAACTTGATAAAGGAGACACATCCATTCATCTTCCTCAGACAGCCTACTCTAACCACCAGAAAATGTCACAAGTAGACCAGGATGATCAGtctcaaaataaaaagcactcAAGCCTAATGTGTGTGACAAACACAGTGCTATCAGAGCAAGCTAATGGACTTGTGTCACTGCTGCTTCCTTTCTCCAATAAGGACTCAGCTGTGCTCACATAACATCCTTCCATCACAGGCTATACTTCACTCTCCTCCATTTCTTCATGTGGTCTTCACTCACATTTATGTGCATTAATGACTAATTCAACAAACCATACCTGCAGCATAAGAAAAGCAGGATCAAAGGCTTTTAATATGTCTTTAGTGTATCAAACCAAACAAACCACACAGCAACCACACACTACCAACATCCAAACAACAATTAATGGATTCAAACActgcaaaacaacagcaaacctAAAACCAAACATGTTCAGGAATTAATTTCTATGATGAACAACAACATCAAAATATAAATCAGATAAACAGTAATTCAAAGAATCCCTATCAAACACGAGATATTTTAATTCcagtcattgttttttcctcttctaTTTGGATCTAGAGTCTTTCAGGTTGTTTAACATGAGACTGCGCCTCTATATTCCCACATCTTTCCCTGGAGAATTGATCAATCTTaaacaaaaaggcacagaaAACATTTGTGTCACAAACCAGCTCCTGAAACTGGTTTTCTTATCCACCGCCTCTGAAGCTCACACGCCGTAGAGATGCGTGGTGTTGGTTCGGAGGGTCGAGAGGACTGTGGCCATGTCTTCTCCCTTCAGTAGGCTCAGCTCCTGCACCGTATGGATGCCCATTCCAGGGTGTGAGAACTGGCAGACTTCTCTACTAACCTGTGAAAGAGATAGACACACTTATCAAACGTATGCAGTCAAAATGTACCCCCATTTGTTTGAGTGTGCCAGTGCTGTCAACTGCACAATACTGGCCATTTTGTGGAGAGCACTTCAAATCTAATAAAAACgtgttcatacattttttttaacacaaataaCATCTGGCCAGTTGTATTGTCTATTCTTGACACTCAACATTTCTCAGGCAGTCCACCAATGTACACCAAAACTAAGGCTGGGTCCAAAATACTAAAATGCTGTTTAGTACACTACAAGAATATGCAAGATTACATTTGCATGTCAGAAACCAAATAAAGCAAGAAAAACTAATGAATTGCATAATATTTCCATTCACAACAGACCATAGCGGACAGTGACGGCAGCTCTGTGCATCACTAATGTTTCAATTTCAGTTTAAGTATAAGGTTTCACTGATCacatttgggtgtttttttgggtGACTCAATGGAAATGTACCTGTCTTGGCAGGAAATAAGGCGCGTCTGTCTCTATCACAATGCGGTTCAGTGGGATCTGGCGGACAGCATTTCGGGCCTCTGCGGCTCTGTTGTAGGTGATTAGAGCTGTGAAACCCACATACAGGTTGGGGAACTCTGTCAGGAAGGGCTCAATCACTGGATAACCGTTTGTGAAACAGTGCCTGGAAACCACACAAATGTCCAAGAAATAAAGTTCACAGGTTAATTGCAAAGCATTTCACACTTTGAACGTACTTCAAGTTATTATTCGTAAGATTACAGTCCTTGCTGATTCAGCCATTTccaaaaatcacatattttattgCAGTCAGCCCTAAtcacaacataaaatatactttcctGAGACTGCTTcactaaatatattaaatggctaatggagaaaaacacaaaccatAAATAGTATCAAAAACAGCGTTGAATTTCATCATCTTAATGATTATaactttaaacttttatattattatttattttaattttttttttcatgttgataAAGAATAAaggaattatatatatttaaaaaattagtcCTCACTTGTCGTCACATACCTGTGAATTTTGTGTTCCCTTGGGACACACTTCTTCATGATTGTCAGCAGGTCATCATCTGCGTCCCTGCAGTGGATCACCAGAGGCTTCTGCATGGCCACAGCCAAACGCAGCTGACGCTCAAACACcttcacagagacacaaaacacagaccATGCCATAAAAATTAACAGAGATTAATCATTCCCTATGATGCCCCGAGCCTCCATACGTCACTGATCAGACAACCATCAACAGTAGCCTTGCAAACATGATGGAAAAAGCAGAAGATAAAACAATGTTCGGCCCAGTAAATGGAAAAGGTTCCTGATGGAATGCTTGATAAAAGCTCCACTCTGTGTAATTTCTACAGTAACACATTATTACACCATCAAAGTACAAGCTTGAAACACAAAGCACTTTGCCGGTAACTCGGACGTCAGACCTAGCAGAGCGCTCTAACGTAGTAAGGGACGATCTGCGTAAGTCTACCTGCGAGAGATTAACCACCTCAATTACTAAATGGATTGCAATGGACTGTAGGCCAATTTCAGTGGTAGAGTACAGGTGGTTAATGGAATTCACTTTTTAGATTTACTCATCTACAAAAATCCATTTGAACACTTTGAATGCTTCAGAATTGTAGAAtcgactttttattttattttataccttTTTCTTCTTATGGGAGTAATACATGTTATTTTCCTGGCTTCCACTCAGGTGTTTGCTGCTGTATCATggagcactgcagtgtttgGTGCAATGCTTCAAAATCAGTGTTGCTGCTAATAATTAACATATCCCATacagtgagaaaaataaaaattattatacagaaaataatcaaaatattgaGTATTTAAAAAACGTTGGCATTATGTAagcaaactggcatttaaaacGGTTACTtttctgagaaataaatattatttagtaggttaaaagatttaacaaaatgaaagcggggaataatattaatatataatgttatgaAGGTTTTggatgcacaagggttaaaacaaaCCGTTACCAGACTACAAGGTCATATTCACAGACAATATCAATCTTGACCGTACCTCTTTTTGCTTGGAGGTGTTGGTGGAGTTTTTGTGGGAGTAATCCAGGCCCATCTCACCAAACGCCACAGCTTTCGGATGCCGCATGGCCATCAGTATGTCGCGTTCACGAACACTTGAGTAGTCCCTGGCGAAGTGCGGGTGGCAGCCAAACGCCCCCCAAACCATGTCTTCAGCCAGCAGACCTTCCCACAGGGCGTCCTTCACCATGATCCCGGGGTTGCAGAAGTTGGTAATACAGCCTCTGAAGTGTGGGGGAAAGCTGCTCTGGTAGTGCCTTCGAAAGCTGTTGAATGTCCCGCAAAAACCGAGCTTTCCATAGAGCATGTCGATATGGCAGTGTGTGTCTATAAAACCAACCTGATTGTCCAGGTTGGGGTAACTGGTCCAGATAGGTTCTGCCCCCGCGGATAACCTTCTTAAAGGACTGCCACCATGAGTAAAGGAGGAGGGGGACTGACGCATGGAGGAGCCAGCATATGAGTTTCTGCGTGTGGTTGTGGAGTATAGATGATGGTTTAATACTCCTCTTTTTGAGTGCAGTGGCAGGGCAAAGGGATCCGATAAACAGGCCATAATGTTGGGGGAGCGGAAACTCTTAGTCTCTGCTCTGGATGCGCTCCATGGGGTCGTGCTTGTTGGGTGGGGCTGCTTGAGTGAGACAAAAACTGTCCTCTGTGACAGCGAGAAAGGCATCTCCGTGTCCTTCAAGGCTGCTGCTTCCTTAAAGGCCCCATTGCTTTCATTGGGGGAGGAAAAGGTGAAAGAGGGAGTTGTAGCTCTCTGACTTCTCCACTGTCGGCCGTCAGGAGAGTCTTTTTGATGAGTCGTGAAACAAGATGAAGAATCTGGGATATACTCCAGGTCTGGGACGGACAGGTCACAGCACTCAGCTTCTGGTTCATCTTCTGTAGCAAACAACTCGTCTTGAGAGGCTGTTCCTACTAACACAGAGTCCTGAGCAATAAACGTTTTGGGTGAATCTTCTCCTTTTAGCAGGACTCtctgaaaaatgtttaaaaaaaatatatatttagttatATTTTTGGAGgtccaaataaacattttaagtcAATTTAAACATTagctaaatgaaaaaaatccagaagTGCATATTTGCCACATGTCCCCCAAGACAAAATATCTAATGCCAAAActgagaaactttttttttttgcaaacattATTAGCAAACATACACATGCATAAATGCACATATGACAGAAGTCCTTACTCCTGGAGTAGATAATTACAGACAAGAAAACTAATGATTACATGGAACTGTAACTTTAGATATGAACtaagaaaactacaagaaaAGATAGACTTGCCCTTCCGTCTGTGTTCAGCTCTGAGCCGTCATCTTGGGCATCAATGTCCTGAAGAGGGGACCACTGTTCTTCCTGGAAAGTGAGGTTGTCCTCAGATTTATTGGAGGAACACTGAATATTCAACTCTGGACTGGGAGCTTCAGTCTTCCCTGGTGAAGACACAAATGGCAAAGACTGGCTGTTAGTGCAGGTCCTGGGGATATTTGTAGTGCTGTCTCTTGGTCTTGTGTTTCCAAAGGCTGCAATCAATGCCATCCTGCAGATAGCCTTTGACCCCTCCTCGGGtgtcctttgtttctttttcatgaTGAAAGAATGGGGTGGAAATGGTGACATTTCCTGGCTCTCTGTGGATTCTAGCTGCATTGATGAGTTGTCTGTAGGTTTCTCCTAATTGTGCAAATAGACAAATAGAGCATTCTTTAAATGGAACATGATGCATGAAAAACATCTGAGACTCTAGCTTTGATAAAAACACTTCAGATGTATCACTGAAAGATTTACCTCtgaagttttgaatttttccatATTTGTTCTTGAAAGCTTCCTCAGCTTAAGTTTGCCGACAGAGGGCGTGCTTTCACCGAGTGCCTCAGCTTTTCTCTTGGGAGTGTCCAGACTCAGCGCCCCCAGGCCGTCAGGTCCCGGAGAGTCACCGAGAGGCAGAGTATTTGAATCTTCACTTGGTGATGTATTCCAGCGAGAGGGTCTGGTTGAGCCATGATCTCTCTCCTGAGGATATGACGGTGAGGTGATCGTGGTCCGAAGCCACTTAAACGACAACttctttctgctgctgtccATGTCTCAGATTTCTAATCCAATACACAGTAAGAAAAGGAATGAACACATGTGTATGACCATCTAGTACATCATGTGAGAAACAAaggtaaaacattaaaacatctgTTTTTCAAATACTCATGTTGACATATGCAGCATTCTTTATGTACAACAAAAGGATATAGATGGAGCCCAACTGAAGATTAGACCTCAACAAtggccaaaataattaaatatagcCTACTGTATGGCATGTTGTGTGGAAAATGTAATTCTTACCTATAAGTTATTCTCTAagcttaaacttttttttaaatttcagctAGAATTGCACCTTTAAACTACCTTCAAACCGacttatattatttattaaaccaTTTTGTAACTACGTTTACAAAAGCACTATTAAAATATAGATATTAGCATTTTCTATAATCACACAGGTGGTCTTTATTTTCAGGTGATGGAACATGATAAAACCCCCAAGGTGAGTCTTTGTTGATTACTTCATATAGACCCGGTCTTAAAAAAGGACCCAGTGGCTTTTATTTTGCTTAAACGGtagattttcttcattttaattcattttcaaacCGCCACTGTAAACCTGGGGCCAGAAGGTATTTAAAGAACAGTGAACCCCAGTAAAAGTTTTGTCCACATAAAAGCCCATCAGCGCCACCTACCGAGGCTTTCATCTGCACCAAATAATTGCAGGAAACCCTCAATAATGTGCCGGTGCTGAGCAGCCATGAAATACTAATACTTTACCTGCTCAAACTGATACTTCAAGGATCTGGTTGCCCGGCTTGCACTGCATATTATGAGCCGTGCGTTTACTGAATTAGTTTTTTATTGCTGTGAAATTTCAGAAAAGGTTAACTACCTGGTGCAACACGCTATGGtcaccatttatttttaatatagctagcgttagctgacGCTACACCTGATGTATGTCAATCAAGTTAAGGTGCTCAGGTTTTTGccgaaataaaaaagtaaaacctAGTTTGGCTTCAGGTATTTGGAAACCAGCTGAAAGTTACAAGTGTTTCAGGGTTTTTCGGacctcagttaaaaaaaaaaaaaaaaagacagagagaagcgAGAAGCAGAAAACTTTTTGGTCATAAATAAGGCCGTTAGCTAGCACCTTTATTAGCCaattaacattagctaacactAATTATTTTCACGTGTTACATCAAAAGCACAACTGAAAGCAGCTATCGTAATGTTCTGGTTTTCATCGTGACTTTACTCTTCTTTATCACGCACATGGACATTAGCTACTGCTAAACGTATTTAAGGAGCTAATGTTGAAGAGTCGTCCAGTTACCTGCTCATGCTCGGCTCAGGACAAATGGAAGGAAGTCAAAGTAAAGTTTCACTTTATCCGCCTTGGTTCGGTCGGTCCATAGCTAACACGATGTCCAGCTGATAACATTTCTGAACAAATTCAGAAGTTTGATCGACGTTTAATATCTGATTGAATTAAAAACGTTTGTGTTTAAATTCTCCGCTAGATGGTGGTGAAGTTCTGTTTTGGACCGCATGAACGCGAACAAGCTGTCGACAAAATTAGTCAACATCTCGCGAGAACGGGTCTACCAACGAGACTTCACTAATGAACAGTCACCTTTGCACCTTTTTATTAggggcaacgacctgcgaggtccctattgtatttcgaatgatttttttcttcttcttcccaaatgatcacatttttcactgtctgaacataccccaaaactcatgaaactttaaatataagtcacacctggcgaaaaattttataatcgattgtcatcctgaatttccaccactaggtggtgctataataaaggaaagtgcgttttggctaataactcccataTACTTTATCACACATTGAAAAACctaatatgaaattagactgccaccacagtgccacctaggggccgatcaataaaaccttaaagggttatcctcaggagggcattgacaataattgtaccaagttttgtataataatgcacaaactatccctttaatcctcatacagtgtctgaaggaggactcttaactgatatgtataagttagaagaggcaggtagcaatggtggaaagtaactatgtacatttactcaagtactggacttaaagaacaattttgaggtacttttatgtacactttatgtaactttatacttctactccactacattttgaggcaaatattgtactttttactcctctacatttagctgacagcttgaattacatttcaggtcaagatttaaaatgaaaaacatgatgcatttaaaatgattacccatttaataaattataccacttaaaagtttattaggtagttaaaatgagtggggtcatttcacagtgtggtattagtacttttactgaagtagaggatctgaatacttcttccaccactgtcatttttacttctttaaattttttttaattttttttaattttttaatttttatttttgtattattattttttcatttttttataattatttttatttattattattattttattatttttaattttaaatttttaaattttatattattattatttttttaatttaattaaattttttatttttttatttttatttattttctgtgcaaTGCGCATGCGCGGTTTTTCCtggcttctgcgcatgcgcggcctaattgtgcttctgcgcatgcgcggccagaatacgcttctgcgcatgcgcggggcAAAtacgtttctgcgcatgcgtggttcaaatacgcttctgcgcatgcgccgCCTctccgcttctgcgcatgtgcggcctaaCTACGCTTCTACGCATGCGCGGGTtatctgcgcatgcgcagaagcgtatttaggccgcgcatgcgcagaggCGTATTTTAGccttaattaaaaaattaaaaaataataataataataataataataaataaataaaaaatgagaaaaaaaataatacaaaaataaaaaataaaaaataaaaaaaaataaaaaattttttaaagaagtaaaaatgacagtggtggaagaagtattcagatcctctacttcagtaaaagtactaataccacactgtgaaatgaccccactcattttaactacctaataaacttttaagtggtataatttattaaatgggtaatcattttaaatgcatcatgtttttcattttaaatcttgacctgaaatgtaattcaagctgtcagctaaatttagaggagtaaaaagtacaatatttgcctcaaaatgtagtggagtagaagtataaagttacataaaatgtacataaaagtacctcaaaattgtactttaagtccagtacttgagtaaatgtacatagttactttccaccattgctacctgcctcttctaacttatacatatcagttaagagtcctccttcagacactgtatgaggattaaagggatagtttgtgcattattatacaaaacttggtacaattattgtcaatgccctcctgaggataaccctttaaggttgtattgatcggcccctaggtggcactgtggtggcagtctaatttcatatttggtaccgtggccacactataacacttaaggcaatgaaattcataggggtggtatagactggctcctgtaacgcacacaccccgacggcagcatgccccgacacgcgtgtactgcgagggcccttTTAGTACtgcttgttttatatttattttactgcaggtgtgtgtaaaaaaaatgtcgaaaataaatgcataaaaaaatttttacaaagaaaaaaaagaattttttaACGTACTTTACAGGCAACACACTgttttataggttttttttttaatttggttaaaatatttcatagtttttaagtatttttcaaaATCTTTGTTGAAAGAAAAATCAGCCTTTGGCttgaaaatgtatgtatatatattttgcaaGAATAATCTATACAGTTATAATATAAGCATTTTCCTCAACATGGTTGTAAAATATGTCAATATATATACGATAATTGTTATAAAAATTTGTATTAATCTGGGGTTTTTCCAACGTTTTAATCATACTAAGCAAATGTGATCCTGTCTGCTGTATGTAGAGGCACTGGCTTTTGGTTACATCAGACCA
Coding sequences within:
- the tatdn2 gene encoding putative deoxyribonuclease TATDN2; protein product: MDSSRKKLSFKWLRTTITSPSYPQERDHGSTRPSRWNTSPSEDSNTLPLGDSPGPDGLGALSLDTPKRKAEALGESTPSVGKLKLRKLSRTNMEKFKTSEEKPTDNSSMQLESTESQEMSPFPPHSFIMKKKQRTPEEGSKAICRMALIAAFGNTRPRDSTTNIPRTCTNSQSLPFVSSPGKTEAPSPELNIQCSSNKSEDNLTFQEEQWSPLQDIDAQDDGSELNTDGRRVLLKGEDSPKTFIAQDSVLVGTASQDELFATEDEPEAECCDLSVPDLEYIPDSSSCFTTHQKDSPDGRQWRSQRATTPSFTFSSPNESNGAFKEAAALKDTEMPFSLSQRTVFVSLKQPHPTSTTPWSASRAETKSFRSPNIMACLSDPFALPLHSKRGVLNHHLYSTTTRRNSYAGSSMRQSPSSFTHGGSPLRRLSAGAEPIWTSYPNLDNQVGFIDTHCHIDMLYGKLGFCGTFNSFRRHYQSSFPPHFRGCITNFCNPGIMVKDALWEGLLAEDMVWGAFGCHPHFARDYSSVRERDILMAMRHPKAVAFGEMGLDYSHKNSTNTSKQKEVFERQLRLAVAMQKPLVIHCRDADDDLLTIMKKCVPREHKIHRHCFTNGYPVIEPFLTEFPNLYVGFTALITYNRAAEARNAVRQIPLNRIVIETDAPYFLPRQVSREVCQFSHPGMGIHTVQELSLLKGEDMATVLSTLRTNTTHLYGV
- the ghrl gene encoding ghrelin/obestatin prepropeptide, whose product is MVLKRNTLLLVFVLFSLTLWCKSTSAGSSFLSPSQKPPNKGKSSRVGRQAMEEPRQPAEDNHITISAPFEIGFTMREEEFEEYGAALQEILQRLLGNTETAAEKPSQL